One genomic window of Caballeronia sp. SBC1 includes the following:
- a CDS encoding YdeI family protein yields the protein MTEPRLTFLDQNEWENWLTQNGGTSTGIWLRLAKKGAGQPTLTYEQALESALCHGWIDGQKQTESEEYWLQRFTRRSAKSIWSRLNKDRAEALIAAGRMLPSGMREIEKAKEDGRWEAAYTSASNSVVPDDLQAALDANLKASAFFATLNSRNRYAILFRIQNAKKPATRVRKIEEFIGMLNRGETIYP from the coding sequence ATGACTGAGCCTCGTCTGACATTCCTTGACCAGAATGAATGGGAAAACTGGTTGACGCAAAACGGCGGTACCTCGACCGGGATATGGCTGCGCCTTGCCAAAAAGGGCGCCGGGCAGCCAACCTTGACTTACGAACAGGCGCTGGAAAGTGCCCTTTGTCATGGCTGGATCGACGGTCAAAAACAGACTGAAAGTGAAGAGTACTGGTTGCAACGCTTCACTCGACGCTCGGCAAAAAGTATCTGGTCCAGGCTCAACAAAGACCGGGCCGAAGCGCTGATCGCCGCAGGCAGAATGCTTCCTTCGGGCATGCGAGAAATCGAGAAAGCCAAAGAGGATGGGCGCTGGGAGGCTGCCTATACGTCGGCCAGCAACTCGGTCGTGCCGGACGACCTGCAGGCCGCACTGGATGCCAATCTCAAGGCCAGCGCGTTCTTTGCGACGCTGAACAGCCGAAACCGCTACGCTATCCTGTTTCGGATACAGAATGCCAAAAAGCCCGCAACACGGGTGCGCAAGATTGAGGAGTTCATCGGCATGCTGAATCGCGGCGAAACCATTTATCCCTAG